In Aythya fuligula isolate bAytFul2 chromosome 6, bAytFul2.pri, whole genome shotgun sequence, the following are encoded in one genomic region:
- the CPO gene encoding carboxypeptidase O, which translates to MWLFLGMTFSLGILIPGKLCSDLQYDGDQVLHIVPETFQQVQHLQHLCSTLMLDLWKPQLLEDIRAGEDLHIRVPAPLVQEVKDSLDQHMISYKVLINDVQELVDESVLKERSQRQVPEGYNYTEYHPMEEIYEWMTQIEKNSELVTQHYLGNTVENRTIYYLQISQPSNKPKKIIWMDCGIHAREWIAPAFCQWFVKEILQNYESDATIRRFLQNLDLYVLPVINVDGYIYSWEAERLWRKNRAPYMNGTCYGTDLNRNFNSSWGSVGVSFNCTSEVFCGSGPESEPETRAVVQLIEQKKSDILCYLTVHSYGQYILTPYGSTTTPPSNNEELMQVAQKAAAALMGKYGTSYKVGSTSLILYSNSGSSRDWAHMIGIPFSYTFELRDNGTYGFVLPPDQIQPTCEETMLAVTTIIDYVDQKYFPGGAVMLTSGSLSLCLSVVFTWIAS; encoded by the exons ATGTGGCTTTTTCTTGGGATGACCTTTTCTCTGGGGATTCTAATTCCTGGAAAACTCTGCTCGGATCTGCAATATGATGG AGATCAGGTTTTGCATATTGTGccagaaacatttcagcaaGTCCAGCATCTTCAGCATCTTTGCAGCACTTTAATG CTGGATTTGTGGAAGCCCCAGCTGCTTGAAGACATCCGGGCTGGAGAAGACCTACACATAAGGGTCCCAGCTCCTCTGGTGCAGGAGGTGAAAGACAGCTTAGATCAACATATGATCTCTTACAA AGTCCTGATAAATGATGTGCAGGAGCTTGTGGACGAGAGTGTGCTAAAGGAGAGAAGCCAAAGGCAGGTCCCTGAAGGTTACAACTACACTGAGTATCATCCGATGGAAGAG ATTTATGAATGGATGACTCAGATCGAGAAAAACAGTGAGCTGGTGACTCAGCACTACCTGGGGAATACAGTCGAGAATCGAACAATTTATTATCTGCAG ATCAGTCAACCATCAAATAAACCCAAAAAGATCATTTGGATGGACTGTGGGATTCATGCCAGAGAATGGATCGCTCCAGCCTTCTGCCAGTGGTTTGTGAAAGAA attctgCAAAATTACGAATCTGATGCAACGATAAGAAGATTTCTTCAGAATTTGGATCTCTACGTCTTGCCAGTCATCAATGTTGATGGTTATATCTATTCCTGGGAAGCA GAACGTTTATGGAGGAAAAACCGTGCACCATATATGAATGGCACCTGCTACGGGACAGATCTGAACCGAAACTTTAACTCCTCCTGGGGCA GTGTTGGTGTTTCTTTTAACTGCACCAGTGAAGTTTTCTGTGGATCTGGACCAGAATCAGAGCCTGAGACGAGAGCTGTGGTCCAGCTTATTGAACAGAAGAAGAGTGACATTTTGTGCTACTTAACAGTACACTCCTACGGACAGTACATCCTCACTCCATATGGTTCCACAACCACACCTCCAAGTAACAACGAAGAACTG ATGCAAGttgcacagaaagcagctgctgccctgatGGGAAAGTATGGGACCAGTTATAAAGTAGGATCAACCTCTTTAATTTTAT aCAGTAACTCAGGCTCCTCACGGGACTGGGCTCACATGATTGGCATTCCTTTCTCCTATACATTTGAACTGCGAGACAATGGTACTTATGGATTTGTTCTACCTCCTGACCAGATCCAGCCCACGTGCGAGGAGACTATGTTGGCTGTGACAACCATTATAGACTATGTTGACCAGAAGTACTTCCCAGGTGGGGCTGTGATGCTGACCTCAGGCAGCCTGAGCCTTTGCCTGAGTGTTGTATTTACATGGATTGCTTCTTAA